From the Microbacterium sp. W4I4 genome, one window contains:
- a CDS encoding ABC transporter ATP-binding protein: MTASRDSGDDRIDISQNENADAADAPAAQKKSPRATAASTARKTPARKTGTSAAKSGATKSGAAKTDAAKTDAVKKAASTTAAAKTAAARRTAAATAAKTAAVKKATATSAATKAAAKSNAAKTASEKAVAAAKQDAASLKPKSTTAKNTKPATAKAPAAKSTATKSAAAKSTAAKSTAAKSTAAKSTSSPAKIPATKSATTKATGAKAPATRAASAKTSTAKSTTAKSTAAKPTTTTRTSAKAAPAKPAATKTAAEPAATKTAATKTTASRTAAAQPVADAPVELTVGREGASSPRLVAASNSAEAPTEARPPRGTPTAAGPTFDAPAVAAIADTTPDAVLPVDTAPDDSIAPSSTEDRGDAIRIRGLVKRFGDTHAVDGIDLTVPAGSFYGLVGPNGAGKTTTLSIIAGLLRPDAGTVHISGIDQKANPLGAKRAMGVLPDRLRTFDRLTGRQLLHYYGQLRRLNRAVIDKRVGDLARAFDLTEALGRVVSDYSAGMTKKLMIAGALIHSPRVLVLDEPFEAVDPVSSGVILDILRSYVSHGGTVILSSHGMDLVERVCSRVAVIVDGEVLAEGTIDEVRAGQSLSARFVELSGAGSEVEGLEWLHTFSA, translated from the coding sequence GTGACTGCTTCTCGGGACTCCGGAGACGACCGCATCGACATCTCTCAGAACGAGAACGCGGATGCCGCTGATGCGCCCGCGGCCCAGAAGAAGTCTCCGCGTGCGACCGCGGCATCGACCGCCCGCAAGACTCCCGCGCGCAAGACGGGCACCTCCGCGGCCAAGTCAGGCGCAACCAAGTCGGGCGCCGCGAAGACGGATGCGGCCAAGACGGATGCTGTGAAGAAGGCCGCTTCCACGACCGCCGCAGCGAAGACAGCGGCAGCTCGACGCACTGCTGCGGCCACGGCCGCGAAGACCGCCGCGGTCAAGAAGGCGACGGCGACATCTGCCGCGACCAAAGCCGCCGCGAAGTCGAACGCAGCCAAGACCGCGTCCGAGAAGGCCGTCGCCGCTGCCAAGCAGGACGCGGCTTCGCTGAAGCCCAAGTCGACGACGGCCAAGAACACCAAGCCCGCCACGGCGAAGGCTCCTGCGGCCAAGAGCACCGCCACGAAGAGTGCAGCGGCGAAGAGCACCGCAGCGAAGTCGACCGCGGCGAAGTCGACCGCGGCGAAGTCGACGTCCTCCCCGGCGAAGATTCCCGCGACCAAGTCGGCGACGACCAAGGCCACCGGCGCCAAGGCTCCCGCGACGAGGGCCGCCTCGGCCAAGACTTCCACGGCGAAGTCGACCACCGCGAAGTCGACTGCTGCGAAGCCCACGACGACCACGCGCACCTCAGCCAAGGCCGCGCCGGCAAAGCCGGCCGCCACCAAGACCGCCGCCGAGCCGGCAGCCACCAAGACCGCCGCCACCAAGACCACGGCTTCCAGGACCGCCGCCGCTCAGCCGGTCGCGGACGCACCTGTCGAGCTGACGGTGGGCCGCGAAGGGGCCTCGTCCCCGCGGCTGGTCGCCGCGTCGAACAGCGCCGAGGCCCCGACCGAGGCGAGGCCGCCCCGGGGAACGCCCACGGCCGCAGGCCCGACGTTCGATGCGCCCGCGGTCGCCGCGATCGCCGACACGACCCCAGACGCCGTTCTCCCCGTCGACACGGCTCCCGACGATTCCATCGCGCCGAGTTCGACCGAGGACCGCGGCGACGCGATCCGCATCCGTGGTCTGGTCAAGCGCTTCGGCGACACGCATGCCGTCGACGGCATCGACCTGACCGTGCCCGCCGGCTCGTTCTACGGCCTGGTCGGCCCCAACGGCGCGGGCAAGACGACGACACTCTCCATCATCGCCGGATTGCTGCGCCCGGACGCCGGCACGGTGCACATCAGCGGCATCGATCAGAAGGCGAACCCGCTCGGAGCCAAGCGTGCGATGGGCGTGCTGCCCGACCGCCTCCGCACGTTCGACCGCCTCACCGGGCGTCAGCTGCTGCACTACTACGGTCAGCTGCGTCGCCTGAATCGTGCGGTCATCGACAAGCGCGTCGGCGACCTGGCGCGCGCCTTCGACCTCACCGAGGCGCTGGGCCGCGTGGTCTCGGACTACTCGGCGGGTATGACCAAGAAGCTCATGATCGCGGGGGCGCTGATCCACTCGCCGCGCGTGCTCGTTCTCGACGAGCCGTTCGAGGCCGTCGACCCGGTCTCCTCCGGAGTGATCCTCGACATCCTGCGCTCCTATGTCTCCCACGGCGGCACGGTCATCCTCTCCAGCCACGGCATGGATCTGGTGGAGCGGGTCTGCTCACGCGTCGCGGTGATCGTCGACGGCGAGGTCCTCGCGGAGGGGACCATCGACGAGGTGCGTGCAGGCCAGTCGCTCTCGGCACGGTTCGTCGAGCTGTCCGGCGCGGGTTCCGAAGTGGAGGGGCTCGAGTGGTTGCACACGTTCTCCGCCTGA
- a CDS encoding NTP transferase domain-containing protein gives MTLQTVILAAGMGSRLGRALPKPLTELSDGRTIMQQQHDNIRAAFGNDARINAVVGYRAETIIEAFPTAKYVHNERYDVTNTSKSLLRALNATGKGGVLWMNGDVVFDPRILGRAIEYIERDQSFVTVNTSKVSDEEVKYTVTAEGFIKELSKTVKGGLGEAVGINYISSADKKAFIRQLQRVEDQDYFERGLELAIAEDGLLLEPMDVSDLYAVEVDFAEDLERANLYV, from the coding sequence GTGACTCTTCAGACCGTCATCCTGGCCGCAGGCATGGGCTCGCGCCTCGGCCGCGCACTGCCGAAGCCGCTCACCGAGCTGAGCGATGGACGCACCATCATGCAGCAGCAGCACGACAACATCCGCGCGGCATTCGGCAACGACGCCCGCATCAACGCAGTCGTCGGCTACCGCGCCGAGACGATCATCGAGGCGTTCCCCACCGCGAAGTACGTTCACAACGAGCGCTACGACGTGACCAACACCTCGAAGAGCCTGCTGCGTGCGCTGAACGCCACCGGCAAGGGCGGGGTGCTGTGGATGAACGGCGACGTCGTCTTCGACCCGCGCATCCTGGGCCGGGCCATCGAGTACATCGAGCGCGACCAGTCCTTCGTGACCGTCAACACCTCCAAGGTGAGCGACGAAGAGGTCAAGTACACCGTCACCGCCGAGGGCTTCATCAAGGAGCTGTCGAAGACCGTCAAGGGCGGTCTCGGCGAGGCGGTCGGCATCAACTACATCTCCTCCGCTGACAAGAAGGCGTTCATCCGCCAGCTGCAGCGCGTCGAGGATCAGGACTACTTCGAGCGCGGCCTCGAGCTGGCGATCGCCGAGGACGGCCTGCTGCTCGAGCCGATGGACGTCTCCGACCTGTACGCGGTCGAGGTCGACTTCGCCGAGGACCTGGAGCGCGCGAACCTCTACGTGTGA